The genomic stretch CTATGATTCCAAAAGACAATAATGTCATTGATTTATCTAAACGGCGCCGCGCAAAAGAGGCGGCAAAAAAGACGGTCAAAAAGGCCAAAGCCACAGCTGAGGCTCCGATCGTCGATATGACAGAGAGGCGCAATGAGCAGATCAAGCAGGAGCGGCGCCAGGTTAAGCGGACCATCCTGACTGAATTCATTGGTGCTTTCGCTGTTGTTCCCCAAAAGGGACTGATGCGAGTCGCTCTTTATGACATCTCCGAAAACGGTTTAGCCTTCGATATGGAGACTGAAACTGGGAAGTTCGTCAAAGGAGAAGAGCTGGCCATGCGGGTTTACCTGAACCAGGTGACCTACTTCCCCTTTGTGGTGAAGGTCCGCAACGTTCGTGCGGTTCCTGAAGAAGACTGCTACCGCCATGGTGTGGACTTCGTCA from Pseudobdellovibrionaceae bacterium encodes the following:
- a CDS encoding PilZ domain-containing protein; the encoded protein is MIPKDNNVIDLSKRRRAKEAAKKTVKKAKATAEAPIVDMTERRNEQIKQERRQVKRTILTEFIGAFAVVPQKGLMRVALYDISENGLAFDMETETGKFVKGEELAMRVYLNQVTYFPFVVKVRNVRAVPEEDCYRHGVDFVKGSLNNEALTHFVKFIETVSASLERDSGDVMVSNLKD